In Lysobacter firmicutimachus, one genomic interval encodes:
- a CDS encoding DUF6249 domain-containing protein encodes MDLEVLIPITLFICIVMAIKIAVEARFRSKLLSTGGADELLRSMARDEDQRRRHGALRWGIVLVLLAAAFGVIEAAGWREVTPGMVAVLLAACGLGNLAYYFISRRLG; translated from the coding sequence ATGGATCTCGAAGTCCTGATTCCGATCACCCTGTTCATCTGCATCGTCATGGCGATCAAGATCGCCGTCGAGGCGCGCTTCCGCAGCAAACTGCTGTCTACCGGCGGCGCCGACGAACTGCTGCGCTCGATGGCCCGCGACGAAGACCAGCGCCGCCGCCACGGCGCGCTGCGCTGGGGCATCGTCCTGGTCCTGCTCGCCGCCGCATTCGGCGTGATCGAGGCCGCCGGCTGGCGCGAGGTCACCCCGGGCATGGTCGCGGTGCTGCTGGCCGCCTGCGGCCTGGGCAATCTGGCGTACTACTTCATCTCGCGCCGGCTGGGCTGA